The following proteins come from a genomic window of Candidatus Methylomirabilota bacterium:
- the hemG gene encoding protoporphyrinogen oxidase, translating into MRLAVVGGGIAGLAAAHRAVELTRERGRRLELSLFEAGDRLGGTIQTDRYEGFLVECGPDSFLSEKPWALQLCKRLGIEDRLVRTDDRFRRTYVAFRGRLHPLPDGFQLLAPTRLGPFIRSRLFSWPGKLRMAMDLVLPRGGDPDESLGAFVSRRLGREALERVAQPLVAGIYTADPDTLSLVATMPRFLDIERRERSLILGLWRGARRVPAEAAGASGARWSLFVTFAAGMEELIRALGARLPFDAIRLKARVTDVTREGPGWRLGLRDGPPATADAVIIATESHQAGRMLRYTDPSLAHLLEGIPYASSATVTLGWRRADIPHPLDGFGFVVPQIERRPIIACTFSSVKYPGRAPDGFALLRVFMGGALNESILDGDDETLT; encoded by the coding sequence GTGAGGTTGGCCGTCGTGGGCGGCGGTATCGCGGGGCTGGCCGCCGCACACCGAGCCGTCGAGCTCACCCGGGAGCGCGGCCGGCGGCTCGAGCTGTCGCTCTTCGAGGCCGGTGACCGGCTGGGCGGCACCATCCAGACCGATCGTTACGAAGGGTTCCTCGTCGAGTGCGGACCGGACTCCTTCCTCTCGGAGAAGCCGTGGGCGCTCCAGCTCTGCAAGCGACTCGGCATCGAGGACAGGCTGGTGCGCACCGACGACCGCTTCCGCCGCACGTACGTCGCTTTCCGTGGACGTCTCCACCCGCTGCCCGACGGCTTCCAGCTCCTGGCGCCGACGCGGCTCGGCCCGTTCATCCGCTCGCGCCTCTTTTCCTGGCCCGGCAAGCTCAGGATGGCAATGGATCTCGTGCTGCCTCGCGGCGGCGATCCCGACGAGAGCCTGGGAGCCTTCGTGTCCCGCCGGCTCGGACGCGAGGCGCTCGAACGCGTTGCCCAGCCGCTGGTCGCGGGGATCTACACCGCCGACCCCGACACGCTCTCGCTCGTCGCCACCATGCCGCGCTTCCTCGACATCGAGCGGAGGGAGCGGAGCCTGATCCTCGGGCTCTGGCGCGGGGCGCGCCGGGTGCCCGCGGAAGCGGCCGGCGCGAGCGGGGCGCGCTGGTCGCTCTTCGTGACGTTTGCTGCAGGGATGGAGGAGCTCATCCGCGCCCTTGGCGCCCGCCTGCCCTTCGACGCCATCCGGCTCAAAGCCCGCGTCACTGATGTCACGCGCGAGGGCCCGGGCTGGCGACTCGGCCTCCGCGACGGCCCGCCGGCGACGGCGGATGCGGTCATCATCGCCACCGAGTCGCACCAGGCCGGACGCATGCTGCGCTACACGGACCCGTCACTGGCGCACCTGCTCGAGGGCATCCCGTACGCGTCCTCGGCGACGGTGACGCTCGGCTGGCGGCGCGCCGACATCCCGCACCCGCTCGACGGCTTCGGCTTCGTCGTGCCGCAGATCGAGCGGCGTCCCATCATCGCCTGCACCTTCTCAAGCGT
- the hemH gene encoding ferrochelatase → MSDFDSVLLIAFGGPEKREDIRPFLEIVSAGRRIPPERLEEVAHHYELMGGRSPLNELTMRQAEGLRQALKRDGVPTPVYVGMRNWHPFLHETLAEMRDRGCRRMLGIILSSFQTEASWERYVADVSAAREKVGAGAPEVAYAPPWAEHPRFVDAMVARAAAALAQVPAPKRVDALLIFTAHSVPVAMASGSPYARQLEAAALVIAGRLGHARWQVAYQSRSGAPSDPWLAPDICDALRGMKGQGIEDVVVVPIGFVCDHVEVLYDLDVEARAIAAEAGLRFHRAQAANDHPAFIAMLADLVTRGPR, encoded by the coding sequence ATGAGTGATTTCGATTCAGTCCTGCTGATCGCCTTCGGCGGACCCGAGAAGCGCGAGGACATCAGGCCTTTCCTTGAGATCGTGTCGGCGGGGCGCCGCATCCCGCCCGAGCGCCTCGAGGAGGTCGCGCACCATTACGAGCTGATGGGCGGTCGCTCACCGCTCAATGAGCTGACGATGAGACAGGCCGAGGGCCTCCGCCAAGCTCTGAAGCGGGACGGCGTGCCGACTCCCGTCTACGTCGGCATGAGGAACTGGCATCCGTTCCTGCACGAGACGCTTGCCGAGATGCGCGACCGCGGCTGCCGCCGGATGCTCGGCATCATCCTCTCCTCCTTCCAGACCGAGGCGTCGTGGGAACGCTACGTGGCGGACGTCTCGGCGGCCCGCGAGAAGGTGGGCGCCGGCGCGCCCGAGGTCGCCTACGCGCCGCCCTGGGCCGAGCACCCGCGCTTCGTCGACGCCATGGTGGCGCGCGCCGCCGCCGCGCTCGCCCAGGTGCCCGCGCCGAAGCGTGTGGATGCGCTCTTGATCTTTACCGCCCACAGCGTGCCCGTCGCGATGGCGAGCGGCTCGCCCTATGCGCGCCAGCTCGAGGCCGCCGCGCTCGTCATCGCCGGCCGTCTCGGCCACGCGCGCTGGCAGGTCGCCTACCAGAGCCGGAGCGGCGCCCCGAGCGATCCGTGGCTCGCGCCCGACATCTGCGACGCGCTTCGTGGCATGAAGGGACAGGGGATCGAGGACGTGGTCGTCGTTCCGATCGGCTTCGTCTGCGACCACGTCGAGGTCCTATACGATCTGGATGTCGAGGCGCGCGCCATCGCCGCCGAGGCGGGCCTGCGCTTCCACCGGGCGCAGGCCGCCAATGATCACCCCGCGTTCATCGCCATGCTCGCCGATCTCGTCACGCGGGGGCCGCGGTGA